A DNA window from Pogona vitticeps strain Pit_001003342236 chromosome 2, PviZW2.1, whole genome shotgun sequence contains the following coding sequences:
- the RAD23A gene encoding UV excision repair protein RAD23 homolog A isoform X2, with protein sequence MLWGPLAEFVGRNRRLSSSSSSCPDPTSPAAAMAVTVTLKTLQQQTFKIRMEPDETVRVLKEKIEAEKGKEAFPVSGQKLIYAGKILSDDVPIKEYKIDEKNFVVVMVTKNKTGSGAPAPSPSDAAPTSEPTPSSGQTPLPTPATVSAPPAAPTSVDKPPEESVTTSPPESTVGMGREDDAASTLVTGSEYETMLTEIMSMGYERERVVAALRASYNNPHRAVEYLLTGIPGSPEPERAPIQESQPQEQSAPEGENPLEFLRDQPQFQNMRQVIQQNPALLPALLQQLGQENPQLLQQISQHQEQFIQMLNEPLGEMADIADIEGEMGAIGEEAPQMNYIQVTPQEKEAIERLKALGFPESLVIQAYFACEKNENLAANFLLSQNFDDE encoded by the exons ATGTTGTGGGGACCCCTCGCTGAGTTCGTTGGGAGGAACCGCcggttgtcgtcgtcgtcgtcgtcgtgcCCCGACCCCACCTCACCCGCCGCTGCCATGGCGGTCACCGTCACCCTGAAGACCCTGCAGCAGCAAACGTTCAAGATCCGAATGGAGCCTGACGAGACG GTCCGAGTTCTTAAGGAGAAGATTGAGGCTGAAAAGGGCAAGGAAGCTTTCCCAGTGTCAGGCCAGAAGCTTATCTATGCTGGGAAGATCCTGAGTGATGATGTCCCCATTAAGGAGTACAAGATTGACGAGAAGAACTTTGTGGTGGTGATGGTCACCAAG AACAAAACAGGCTCAGGTGCTCCTGCTCCCTCACCCAGTGATGCAGCCCCCACTTCAGAGCCTACACCATCCTCTGGGCAGACCCCGCTGCCGACACCAGCCACTGTTTCGGCCCCACCAGCAGCTCCAACAAGTGTGGACAAGCCTCCTGAAGAGTCAGTAACCACTTCCCCGCCGGAATCCACAGTTGG CATGGGACGTGAAGATGATGCAGCTTCCACCTTAG TTACTGGCTCAGAGTATGAAACGATGCTGACTGAAATCATGTCAATGGGCTATGAGCGAGAGCGGGTGGTGGCGGCACTCCGAGCCAGCTACAACAACCCTCACCGAGCTGTGGAGTACCTGCTGACG GGCATCCCAGGTAGCCCAGAACCGGAAAGAGCCCCCATCCAGGAGAGCCAGCCCCAAGAGCAGTCAGCACCAGAAG GAGAGAATCCGCTGGAATTCCTGCGAGACCAGCCCCAGTTCCAGAACATGCGACAGGTGATTCAGCAGAACCCAGCACTGCTCCCAGCCCTGCTCCAGCAGTTAGGCCAAGAGAACCCTCAGCTGCTGCAG CAAATCAGTCAACATCAGGAGCAGTTCATTCAGATGCTCAACGAACCCCTGGGTGAAATGGCTGACATTGCAGACATTGAGGGGGAGATGGGTGCTATTGGAGAAGAAGCTCCTCAGATGAATTACATCCAAGTCACGCCTCAGGAAAAAGAAGCCATAGAAAGG TTAAAGGCCCTGGGCTTCCCGGAGAGCTTGGTGATCCAGGCATATTTTGCCTGTGAGAAGAATGAGAATCTGGCAGCCAACTTTCTGCTGAGTCAGAACTTTGATGACGAGTGA
- the RAD23A gene encoding UV excision repair protein RAD23 homolog A isoform X1: MLWGPLAEFVGRNRRLSSSSSSCPDPTSPAAAMAVTVTLKTLQQQTFKIRMEPDETVRVLKEKIEAEKGKEAFPVSGQKLIYAGKILSDDVPIKEYKIDEKNFVVVMVTKNKTGSGAPAPSPSDAAPTSEPTPSSGQTPLPTPATVSAPPAAPTSVDKPPEESVTTSPPESTVGSVPSSGSMGREDDAASTLVTGSEYETMLTEIMSMGYERERVVAALRASYNNPHRAVEYLLTGIPGSPEPERAPIQESQPQEQSAPEGENPLEFLRDQPQFQNMRQVIQQNPALLPALLQQLGQENPQLLQQISQHQEQFIQMLNEPLGEMADIADIEGEMGAIGEEAPQMNYIQVTPQEKEAIERLKALGFPESLVIQAYFACEKNENLAANFLLSQNFDDE; encoded by the exons ATGTTGTGGGGACCCCTCGCTGAGTTCGTTGGGAGGAACCGCcggttgtcgtcgtcgtcgtcgtcgtgcCCCGACCCCACCTCACCCGCCGCTGCCATGGCGGTCACCGTCACCCTGAAGACCCTGCAGCAGCAAACGTTCAAGATCCGAATGGAGCCTGACGAGACG GTCCGAGTTCTTAAGGAGAAGATTGAGGCTGAAAAGGGCAAGGAAGCTTTCCCAGTGTCAGGCCAGAAGCTTATCTATGCTGGGAAGATCCTGAGTGATGATGTCCCCATTAAGGAGTACAAGATTGACGAGAAGAACTTTGTGGTGGTGATGGTCACCAAG AACAAAACAGGCTCAGGTGCTCCTGCTCCCTCACCCAGTGATGCAGCCCCCACTTCAGAGCCTACACCATCCTCTGGGCAGACCCCGCTGCCGACACCAGCCACTGTTTCGGCCCCACCAGCAGCTCCAACAAGTGTGGACAAGCCTCCTGAAGAGTCAGTAACCACTTCCCCGCCGGAATCCACAGTTGG CTCTGTTCCCTCTTCAGGTAGCATGGGACGTGAAGATGATGCAGCTTCCACCTTAG TTACTGGCTCAGAGTATGAAACGATGCTGACTGAAATCATGTCAATGGGCTATGAGCGAGAGCGGGTGGTGGCGGCACTCCGAGCCAGCTACAACAACCCTCACCGAGCTGTGGAGTACCTGCTGACG GGCATCCCAGGTAGCCCAGAACCGGAAAGAGCCCCCATCCAGGAGAGCCAGCCCCAAGAGCAGTCAGCACCAGAAG GAGAGAATCCGCTGGAATTCCTGCGAGACCAGCCCCAGTTCCAGAACATGCGACAGGTGATTCAGCAGAACCCAGCACTGCTCCCAGCCCTGCTCCAGCAGTTAGGCCAAGAGAACCCTCAGCTGCTGCAG CAAATCAGTCAACATCAGGAGCAGTTCATTCAGATGCTCAACGAACCCCTGGGTGAAATGGCTGACATTGCAGACATTGAGGGGGAGATGGGTGCTATTGGAGAAGAAGCTCCTCAGATGAATTACATCCAAGTCACGCCTCAGGAAAAAGAAGCCATAGAAAGG TTAAAGGCCCTGGGCTTCCCGGAGAGCTTGGTGATCCAGGCATATTTTGCCTGTGAGAAGAATGAGAATCTGGCAGCCAACTTTCTGCTGAGTCAGAACTTTGATGACGAGTGA
- the RAD23A gene encoding UV excision repair protein RAD23 homolog A isoform X3 yields the protein MLWGPLAEFVGRNRRLSSSSSSCPDPTSPAAAMAVTVTLKTLQQQTFKIRMEPDETVRVLKEKIEAEKGKEAFPVSGQKLIYAGKILSDDVPIKEYKIDEKNFVVVMVTKNKTGSGAPAPSPSDAAPTSEPTPSSGQTPLPTPATVSAPPAAPTSVDKPPEESVTTSPPESTVGSVPSSGSMGREDDAASTLVTGSEYETMLTEIMSMGYERERVVAALRASYNNPHRAVEYLLTGIPGSPEPERAPIQESQPQEQSAPEGENPLEFLRDQPQFQNMRQQISQHQEQFIQMLNEPLGEMADIADIEGEMGAIGEEAPQMNYIQVTPQEKEAIERLKALGFPESLVIQAYFACEKNENLAANFLLSQNFDDE from the exons ATGTTGTGGGGACCCCTCGCTGAGTTCGTTGGGAGGAACCGCcggttgtcgtcgtcgtcgtcgtcgtgcCCCGACCCCACCTCACCCGCCGCTGCCATGGCGGTCACCGTCACCCTGAAGACCCTGCAGCAGCAAACGTTCAAGATCCGAATGGAGCCTGACGAGACG GTCCGAGTTCTTAAGGAGAAGATTGAGGCTGAAAAGGGCAAGGAAGCTTTCCCAGTGTCAGGCCAGAAGCTTATCTATGCTGGGAAGATCCTGAGTGATGATGTCCCCATTAAGGAGTACAAGATTGACGAGAAGAACTTTGTGGTGGTGATGGTCACCAAG AACAAAACAGGCTCAGGTGCTCCTGCTCCCTCACCCAGTGATGCAGCCCCCACTTCAGAGCCTACACCATCCTCTGGGCAGACCCCGCTGCCGACACCAGCCACTGTTTCGGCCCCACCAGCAGCTCCAACAAGTGTGGACAAGCCTCCTGAAGAGTCAGTAACCACTTCCCCGCCGGAATCCACAGTTGG CTCTGTTCCCTCTTCAGGTAGCATGGGACGTGAAGATGATGCAGCTTCCACCTTAG TTACTGGCTCAGAGTATGAAACGATGCTGACTGAAATCATGTCAATGGGCTATGAGCGAGAGCGGGTGGTGGCGGCACTCCGAGCCAGCTACAACAACCCTCACCGAGCTGTGGAGTACCTGCTGACG GGCATCCCAGGTAGCCCAGAACCGGAAAGAGCCCCCATCCAGGAGAGCCAGCCCCAAGAGCAGTCAGCACCAGAAG GAGAGAATCCGCTGGAATTCCTGCGAGACCAGCCCCAGTTCCAGAACATGCGACAG CAAATCAGTCAACATCAGGAGCAGTTCATTCAGATGCTCAACGAACCCCTGGGTGAAATGGCTGACATTGCAGACATTGAGGGGGAGATGGGTGCTATTGGAGAAGAAGCTCCTCAGATGAATTACATCCAAGTCACGCCTCAGGAAAAAGAAGCCATAGAAAGG TTAAAGGCCCTGGGCTTCCCGGAGAGCTTGGTGATCCAGGCATATTTTGCCTGTGAGAAGAATGAGAATCTGGCAGCCAACTTTCTGCTGAGTCAGAACTTTGATGACGAGTGA
- the RAD23A gene encoding UV excision repair protein RAD23 homolog A isoform X4, with amino-acid sequence MLWGPLAEFVGRNRRLSSSSSSCPDPTSPAAAMAVTVTLKTLQQQTFKIRMEPDETNKTGSGAPAPSPSDAAPTSEPTPSSGQTPLPTPATVSAPPAAPTSVDKPPEESVTTSPPESTVGSVPSSGSMGREDDAASTLVTGSEYETMLTEIMSMGYERERVVAALRASYNNPHRAVEYLLTGIPGSPEPERAPIQESQPQEQSAPEGENPLEFLRDQPQFQNMRQVIQQNPALLPALLQQLGQENPQLLQQISQHQEQFIQMLNEPLGEMADIADIEGEMGAIGEEAPQMNYIQVTPQEKEAIERLKALGFPESLVIQAYFACEKNENLAANFLLSQNFDDE; translated from the exons ATGTTGTGGGGACCCCTCGCTGAGTTCGTTGGGAGGAACCGCcggttgtcgtcgtcgtcgtcgtcgtgcCCCGACCCCACCTCACCCGCCGCTGCCATGGCGGTCACCGTCACCCTGAAGACCCTGCAGCAGCAAACGTTCAAGATCCGAATGGAGCCTGACGAGACG AACAAAACAGGCTCAGGTGCTCCTGCTCCCTCACCCAGTGATGCAGCCCCCACTTCAGAGCCTACACCATCCTCTGGGCAGACCCCGCTGCCGACACCAGCCACTGTTTCGGCCCCACCAGCAGCTCCAACAAGTGTGGACAAGCCTCCTGAAGAGTCAGTAACCACTTCCCCGCCGGAATCCACAGTTGG CTCTGTTCCCTCTTCAGGTAGCATGGGACGTGAAGATGATGCAGCTTCCACCTTAG TTACTGGCTCAGAGTATGAAACGATGCTGACTGAAATCATGTCAATGGGCTATGAGCGAGAGCGGGTGGTGGCGGCACTCCGAGCCAGCTACAACAACCCTCACCGAGCTGTGGAGTACCTGCTGACG GGCATCCCAGGTAGCCCAGAACCGGAAAGAGCCCCCATCCAGGAGAGCCAGCCCCAAGAGCAGTCAGCACCAGAAG GAGAGAATCCGCTGGAATTCCTGCGAGACCAGCCCCAGTTCCAGAACATGCGACAGGTGATTCAGCAGAACCCAGCACTGCTCCCAGCCCTGCTCCAGCAGTTAGGCCAAGAGAACCCTCAGCTGCTGCAG CAAATCAGTCAACATCAGGAGCAGTTCATTCAGATGCTCAACGAACCCCTGGGTGAAATGGCTGACATTGCAGACATTGAGGGGGAGATGGGTGCTATTGGAGAAGAAGCTCCTCAGATGAATTACATCCAAGTCACGCCTCAGGAAAAAGAAGCCATAGAAAGG TTAAAGGCCCTGGGCTTCCCGGAGAGCTTGGTGATCCAGGCATATTTTGCCTGTGAGAAGAATGAGAATCTGGCAGCCAACTTTCTGCTGAGTCAGAACTTTGATGACGAGTGA